A genomic window from Xenorhabdus cabanillasii includes:
- a CDS encoding aminotransferase class III-fold pyridoxal phosphate-dependent enzyme, whose translation MESYATFCKPQLTQALISLGLNRTYHRAAGNFLYYKDENNKEIPVLDLLGGYGATLLGHNSPFIREKIKCYLDEETPVHNQFSIRKSAALLAERLNELLKEETGTTSNFIFCFASTGAESIEIALKSAEFTRNAQLEELEREVVAAIARINNDKEIILTEEQRRHLQLEANASVEEIKLALMAFIQNQLDTKPTFLALENSFHGKTMITANCTYGAIYRHYLRRMKINTHFLSPEELNEFSIMGEKANDIFNSWLWLPQEKNDQIILTKKPFRVITAFLIEPVQGEGGVHPLNAEQISGINRLKQILGCSVIADEVQSGSGRCGFLVASSDAGLDADYYVLSKALGAGYVKIGIVAIRQESFTPGFDVIQSSTFGEDDFSCRVAHDFINLLHTDQRHLLKQVTRLGEEFRTQLNALKEQYPDVIRDVRGKGLIWGTEFHDVINSDSYILQNIAVQGSLGYVISGHLLCGSHIRVAPSGSAANVIRVEPSVFLEIEQIIRFVEALSKVCQAIRHADAGFIVAPMLGKKDLTISTDYRRMESSQHDDREADYKVAFINHLISANGLREVDPSFSIFSDEELELFVESSTFNLSTKPFKAARIRSGDGKSVEFTLYPLTVTSKMIKKALEKNELGRLRHEIDIRIAQAAADGNVAVGLGMFTSIITNNGKSLKNTPISVTTGNALTVGIGIEALQKSIADRDMVNMRIAIVGGAGNIGSVYAEILGPKFQEMILIGSSNHGSLKKLDMVKYHIYKNIYEQFIVNRIPVTGGLAKKIVDCLSSMPADYLIGKENVGIEIDRYLDQYYPTQTFIHTSQNISDIENCDVIVCASNASEAFLSVEKIKERAIICDISVPHNLSDEDVIRRPDIRILRGGIVQTPNNDSLDTRVRAYLKEGQIYACMAETILLGLEEYTGNFSYGNISANQVINIMTIARKHNFTLSDIKENSSL comes from the coding sequence ATGGAAAGTTATGCTACTTTTTGTAAACCTCAGCTAACCCAAGCATTGATCTCACTTGGTTTAAACAGAACTTATCACCGGGCAGCAGGTAATTTTCTCTATTACAAAGATGAGAATAATAAAGAAATTCCTGTCTTGGATCTACTGGGGGGATATGGTGCAACATTATTAGGCCATAATTCTCCTTTTATAAGAGAAAAAATAAAGTGTTATCTCGATGAAGAAACACCCGTCCATAACCAATTTTCCATAAGAAAATCGGCAGCATTATTAGCTGAACGCCTTAATGAATTACTGAAAGAAGAAACTGGAACTACTAGTAATTTTATATTCTGCTTTGCTAGTACAGGAGCAGAATCGATAGAAATTGCACTGAAAAGTGCAGAATTTACGCGTAATGCTCAACTTGAAGAATTAGAACGGGAAGTTGTGGCGGCTATTGCCAGAATCAACAACGATAAAGAAATTATACTGACCGAGGAGCAGCGTAGGCATTTACAATTGGAGGCAAATGCCTCTGTCGAAGAGATCAAGTTAGCATTGATGGCATTTATCCAGAATCAATTAGATACAAAACCAACATTCTTAGCTCTTGAAAATTCTTTCCATGGAAAAACTATGATAACGGCCAACTGCACGTATGGTGCCATATATCGCCATTATCTGAGAAGAATGAAAATAAACACACATTTCCTTTCTCCTGAAGAATTAAATGAATTTTCGATCATGGGAGAAAAAGCTAATGATATTTTTAATAGCTGGTTGTGGTTACCGCAAGAAAAGAATGATCAGATTATTTTAACGAAGAAACCATTCAGAGTTATTACTGCATTTCTAATAGAGCCTGTACAGGGAGAAGGCGGTGTTCATCCGCTTAATGCAGAACAAATTAGTGGAATTAATCGATTAAAACAGATATTGGGTTGCTCCGTTATTGCTGATGAAGTTCAATCGGGATCAGGAAGGTGTGGATTTTTGGTAGCGTCCAGTGATGCAGGCCTTGATGCTGATTATTATGTTCTTTCCAAAGCCCTGGGGGCCGGATATGTCAAGATTGGGATAGTTGCTATCCGTCAGGAAAGCTTTACACCGGGATTTGATGTCATCCAAAGTTCCACATTTGGTGAAGATGATTTCTCTTGTCGGGTAGCACATGATTTCATCAATCTCTTGCATACTGACCAGCGCCACTTACTGAAACAAGTAACCCGATTAGGAGAAGAATTCAGGACACAATTGAATGCACTGAAAGAACAATATCCCGATGTTATTCGAGATGTTCGCGGAAAAGGATTAATCTGGGGCACAGAGTTTCATGATGTCATTAATTCTGATTCCTATATTTTGCAGAATATTGCTGTACAAGGCAGCTTAGGCTATGTGATTAGTGGGCATTTATTGTGTGGCAGCCATATTCGTGTCGCACCTTCTGGCAGTGCGGCAAATGTGATTCGTGTAGAACCATCTGTATTTCTGGAAATTGAACAAATTATTCGGTTTGTTGAGGCCCTTTCCAAGGTTTGCCAGGCTATTCGTCACGCTGACGCGGGATTTATCGTTGCCCCCATGCTTGGGAAAAAGGATCTTACCATTTCTACAGATTACCGGCGTATGGAAAGCTCGCAACATGATGACAGAGAGGCTGACTATAAAGTGGCTTTTATTAACCACCTGATTTCTGCAAATGGGCTTAGGGAAGTGGATCCATCATTCAGTATATTTAGTGATGAAGAATTGGAGCTATTTGTTGAAAGTTCTACTTTTAATCTCTCAACCAAACCTTTCAAAGCGGCACGTATCCGTTCGGGTGATGGCAAATCGGTAGAATTCACCCTATATCCGCTGACAGTGACTTCAAAAATGATCAAAAAAGCACTGGAAAAAAATGAACTTGGACGATTGCGGCATGAAATTGATATTCGGATTGCCCAAGCAGCCGCTGATGGCAATGTGGCCGTTGGGTTGGGAATGTTTACTTCTATCATCACCAATAATGGCAAATCCTTAAAAAATACGCCAATCAGCGTGACAACAGGTAATGCCTTGACTGTAGGCATCGGTATTGAAGCATTGCAGAAAAGTATTGCAGATCGGGACATGGTTAACATGCGGATTGCGATTGTGGGAGGAGCCGGGAATATCGGAAGTGTTTATGCAGAGATATTAGGCCCTAAATTTCAGGAAATGATATTAATAGGTAGCAGTAATCATGGTTCTCTGAAAAAACTGGATATGGTGAAATACCATATTTATAAAAATATCTATGAACAGTTTATTGTTAACAGGATACCAGTAACAGGAGGGTTAGCAAAAAAAATAGTAGATTGCCTTTCCTCTATGCCTGCTGATTACCTCATTGGTAAAGAAAATGTGGGCATAGAGATAGATCGCTATTTGGATCAATATTACCCAACCCAGACATTTATCCACACCTCTCAAAATATTTCTGATATTGAAAACTGTGATGTGATTGTGTGTGCTTCGAATGCTTCAGAAGCATTTTTGTCAGTCGAAAAAATCAAAGAAAGAGCAATCATTTGCGATATTTCTGTACCCCATAATCTTTCCGACGAAGATGTTATCAGAAGGCCAGATATCAGAATATTACGTGGAGGAATTGTACAGACTCCCAATAATGACAGCTTAGATACTCGTGTACGTGCCTATTTAAAAGAAGGACAGATTTATGCTTGCATGGCAGAAACGATTCTATTAGGTCTGGAAGAATATACAGGGAATTTTTCATACGGGAATATTTCAGCTAATCAGGTGATTAATATCATGACAATCGCCAGAAAACATAATTTTACCTTATCTGATATCAAAGAGAATTCAAGTTTATGA
- a CDS encoding beta-ketoacyl-[acyl-carrier-protein] synthase family protein — protein MISDRRVVVTGMGIVSAFGTHLDTVWKKLCDGESAVNSLAFEDNGVLPVKYAAQIDFNTLLTENAAYLPEPGITDKRGIMGIISASKALEDAGLSIPILGDEQYIGIYGCSGATEVSEDDRHLWRKNRHAQDTEQQAIEALFNQRHNLSFCSGIRCSNDGMVKAIAHRFSLSGPVINVNAACAGATHAIGLACQSIKRGEASIMLAGGADSVINLRTLIGLKLLGAAATTEKWGNKLCRPFDKNRSGLVAGEGGAFLVLESEESALRRGAKIYAEIKGYGASLDAYKLTAPHPNGIGAESAIRQAIKDSGLYLHQIDYINAHGTSTPLNDALESAVIKRIFDSRLPLVSSTKSMLGHWIAAAGAIEAVVTVLTVKHKFIPPTINLETADPLCDLDYVPNYGRPFPVKNAITNSFGFGGINSCLVIGDYNGKK, from the coding sequence ATGATATCTGACCGTCGTGTTGTTGTTACAGGTATGGGGATCGTGAGCGCTTTTGGAACCCATCTTGATACTGTTTGGAAAAAACTCTGTGATGGAGAGTCGGCAGTTAATTCACTGGCATTTGAGGATAATGGTGTACTGCCTGTGAAATATGCAGCCCAGATTGATTTTAATACTTTACTCACTGAAAACGCAGCATATCTACCGGAACCAGGCATCACAGACAAGCGTGGCATTATGGGGATTATTTCAGCCTCTAAAGCTCTGGAAGATGCAGGGTTATCTATACCAATATTAGGGGATGAACAGTATATCGGTATTTATGGATGTAGTGGAGCAACAGAGGTATCAGAGGATGATAGACATCTGTGGCGCAAAAACCGCCATGCTCAGGACACTGAACAGCAAGCTATTGAAGCTCTGTTCAACCAACGTCATAACTTGAGTTTCTGTTCCGGCATAAGGTGTAGCAACGACGGCATGGTAAAAGCAATTGCCCACCGATTCTCTTTATCAGGGCCAGTGATAAACGTGAATGCCGCTTGTGCTGGTGCCACTCATGCTATCGGGTTGGCTTGTCAATCCATAAAAAGGGGGGAAGCTTCCATAATGTTGGCTGGTGGAGCAGATTCAGTCATAAATTTGCGTACCTTGATAGGTCTGAAATTATTGGGAGCAGCTGCCACAACTGAAAAATGGGGCAATAAACTTTGTCGCCCTTTTGATAAAAATCGTAGTGGGCTAGTCGCCGGTGAAGGTGGTGCGTTTTTAGTACTTGAAAGTGAAGAAAGTGCGCTACGTAGGGGAGCTAAAATTTATGCTGAAATTAAAGGTTATGGCGCTTCCTTAGACGCCTATAAGCTGACGGCTCCGCATCCCAATGGGATTGGGGCAGAAAGTGCTATTAGGCAAGCTATCAAGGATAGTGGTTTGTATCTGCATCAGATCGACTATATCAATGCCCACGGTACATCAACTCCATTGAATGATGCACTGGAATCCGCTGTCATAAAACGTATTTTTGATTCGCGGCTTCCTTTAGTTTCATCAACCAAATCTATGTTAGGCCATTGGATAGCAGCAGCAGGAGCCATTGAAGCAGTAGTGACGGTTCTGACTGTGAAACATAAATTTATTCCACCCACTATTAACCTTGAAACTGCCGATCCGCTTTGTGACTTGGACTATGTTCCGAATTATGGACGACCTTTCCCTGTGAAGAATGCGATAACTAATTCATTTGGTTTTGGTGGAATTAACTCATGCTTAGTGATAGGGGATTATAATGGAAAAAAGTAG
- a CDS encoding beta-ketoacyl synthase N-terminal-like domain-containing protein — MKIYITRGISLLPDSLNINDIIHGNIKKADLSDNKLRLPHITGERFIKERDFVMPSMDKMIRRTAHEQSQWVLYTGIKTWENSIGENFPPDQRGLFIGLGTSDADNNFYLIASDTKDDKDYVSRALVETPPLMGLALLNTSTASHLSQHLGITGDNAFFSPHIDAGGHALLEGYYSIKEKRCQFALCGGNAQKISTWYYLAYERLIGDTPWLPAEAASFITLHGDSQNADGEITYANRMIINDSNQYTRFLSKIITSGLSPHQIIHVGNVGSEYISSTHDVFPDAIQFNLDKAIGYTGPAASFIAINLAIEMYQKNCGCR, encoded by the coding sequence ATGAAGATTTATATAACCAGAGGGATTAGTTTGCTTCCTGACAGCCTGAATATAAATGATATTATTCATGGAAATATAAAAAAAGCTGATTTATCAGACAACAAACTGCGTTTACCACATATTACAGGAGAGAGATTTATCAAAGAAAGAGATTTTGTCATGCCTTCCATGGATAAAATGATCCGGCGAACAGCGCATGAGCAAAGTCAATGGGTGCTCTATACTGGTATTAAAACTTGGGAAAACAGTATTGGTGAAAACTTTCCTCCTGATCAACGTGGGTTGTTTATTGGATTAGGCACAAGTGATGCTGATAATAATTTTTATCTCATTGCGTCTGATACAAAAGATGATAAAGATTATGTTTCCAGAGCATTGGTGGAAACTCCTCCATTAATGGGATTGGCGTTGTTGAATACTTCAACAGCCAGTCATTTGTCACAACATCTTGGTATCACAGGTGATAATGCTTTCTTTTCTCCTCATATTGATGCAGGAGGTCATGCACTTCTGGAAGGTTATTACAGTATCAAAGAAAAACGCTGTCAGTTCGCACTTTGTGGTGGTAATGCCCAGAAAATCTCAACATGGTATTACCTTGCTTATGAGCGTCTAATCGGTGATACACCTTGGCTACCAGCGGAAGCCGCCTCGTTTATTACCTTACATGGAGATAGCCAGAACGCTGATGGTGAGATTACTTATGCTAATCGTATGATAATTAACGATAGCAATCAATATACTCGTTTCTTGTCAAAAATTATCACATCAGGTTTATCACCACATCAAATAATCCATGTTGGAAATGTTGGTAGTGAATATATCTCATCAACACATGACGTTTTTCCTGACGCAATACAGTTTAATCTTGATAAAGCTATAGGATATACAGGACCTGCTGCGTCTTTTATTGCTATCAATCTAGCCATTGAGATGTACCAAAAAAACTGTGGGTGTAGATAA
- a CDS encoding beta-ketoacyl synthase N-terminal-like domain-containing protein has translation MAGITTDKVAVTGYGLIVRNHDCPSDLFNSLMEKKSLICEDRLLKKHGINNIPSAKLTSTDIDRLRNQFSSTGQSSNNRVLLMAYCAGENSLQMAGLTHKKLKQYKCELFFANNKMFTDDDILNRYFNENISPSEYIDIEHFGALMRPYEIAEKLIEHFHTPGQPRVYSDACTAGMVALYSAYLTIKSGRKDIALVGASEEATHPITQTLFKNVRALYDGKFTELNQSSRAFDKDRAGCVLADASAFLVVENYSHAIARKAKILAEIAGMSRQSEGYKMTSTDLSGQYYLACMSSALKNAELLPEDIDHINSHGTSTVNNDLAESKAINALFPHNPPVISTKSATGHSLAVSGLLEAILSIETLNNNRILPSLNFSELGKIDGSINVNNTAKVMHVKHILSNSFGFGGENSSLILKRAEG, from the coding sequence ATGGCTGGTATAACTACAGATAAAGTTGCTGTAACCGGTTATGGTTTAATTGTTCGTAATCATGATTGCCCAAGCGATTTATTTAATTCATTGATGGAGAAAAAATCACTTATTTGCGAAGATAGGTTATTAAAAAAACATGGAATAAATAATATTCCGAGTGCAAAATTAACTTCCACAGATATAGACAGGTTACGTAATCAATTCAGTTCTACGGGACAATCATCCAATAATCGTGTTTTATTGATGGCTTACTGTGCAGGCGAAAATAGTTTGCAAATGGCTGGATTAACTCATAAGAAACTGAAGCAATATAAATGTGAATTATTTTTTGCCAATAACAAGATGTTTACTGACGATGATATTCTGAATCGTTACTTCAATGAGAATATATCACCCTCAGAATATATTGACATTGAGCATTTTGGGGCGCTGATGCGCCCATATGAAATCGCTGAAAAGTTGATTGAGCATTTTCACACGCCGGGGCAACCAAGAGTCTATAGTGATGCTTGTACAGCAGGAATGGTGGCTCTCTATTCTGCATATCTTACTATTAAAAGTGGTCGGAAAGATATAGCCTTAGTTGGTGCTTCTGAAGAAGCAACCCACCCTATTACGCAAACATTATTTAAAAATGTCAGGGCCCTTTATGATGGTAAGTTTACAGAATTAAATCAATCTTCACGGGCATTTGATAAAGATAGGGCAGGCTGCGTTCTGGCTGATGCCTCTGCATTTCTGGTTGTTGAAAATTACTCTCACGCTATTGCCAGAAAGGCTAAGATATTGGCTGAGATTGCAGGAATGTCCCGACAATCTGAAGGTTATAAAATGACGTCAACAGATTTATCGGGACAATATTATCTCGCCTGTATGTCTTCAGCGTTGAAAAATGCTGAATTACTGCCTGAAGATATCGATCACATTAATTCTCATGGTACTTCAACTGTCAATAATGATCTTGCGGAAAGTAAAGCTATTAATGCACTTTTTCCACATAATCCCCCAGTTATTTCCACTAAGTCGGCGACAGGGCATTCGTTAGCAGTTAGTGGGTTGCTGGAAGCAATACTTTCAATTGAAACTCTAAATAATAACCGAATTCTTCCCAGCCTTAACTTTTCTGAATTAGGAAAAATTGATGGCTCAATTAATGTAAACAATACTGCAAAAGTAATGCATGTCAAACATATCCTAAGTAATTCCTTTGGCTTTGGTGGAGAAAATAGCAGTTTGATTTTAAAACGAGCTGAAGGATAA
- a CDS encoding acyl carrier protein produces MDNYILAVCEEVSSILFVDRSDINEKSSLINKLGADSLDIIDLSFNLGKKFKITMPTKSIFSHVQENFSESIINRFLIGDVLTEEGKGLLAFSCYNYTSEQLDSILTLGDLFGETNVHNWASLCKSICESNSKNADDIILTEIKKYCHNILTN; encoded by the coding sequence ATGGACAACTATATCTTGGCTGTATGTGAGGAAGTTTCTTCAATTCTTTTTGTTGATAGAAGTGATATTAATGAAAAATCTTCATTAATTAACAAGTTAGGTGCTGATTCCTTAGATATCATTGATCTTTCATTTAATCTTGGGAAAAAATTTAAAATCACCATGCCAACAAAAAGTATTTTTTCTCATGTTCAAGAAAATTTTTCTGAAAGTATTATAAATAGATTTTTAATTGGAGATGTTCTTACTGAAGAAGGAAAAGGATTACTTGCTTTTAGCTGTTATAATTACACATCAGAACAATTAGATTCCATTCTTACATTAGGAGATCTATTTGGTGAAACTAATGTTCATAATTGGGCTTCATTATGTAAATCCATCTGTGAATCCAATAGTAAAAATGCAGATGATATTATTTTAACCGAAATTAAAAAGTATTGTCACAATATATTAACCAACTGA